One genomic window of Solanum stenotomum isolate F172 chromosome 9, ASM1918654v1, whole genome shotgun sequence includes the following:
- the LOC125875494 gene encoding VQ motif-containing protein 4-like: MEITSRIQDRENPSSINSPRSNGTSPTSNSNGSVIQNPTPPLTPKTISRSETTNPYPTTFVQADTSSFKQVVQMLTGSSETAKQASGSDPSSSSNSNSAKSSIPPIRNAPKKPGFKLYERRNSLKNGFMISPLIPGIHAQNSSFSPRNKLEILSPSILDFPSLALSPVTPLNEDPFNKSSPLTNLSEEDKAIAEKKFYLHPSPRRTPRDSQPQLLPLFPVSSPRVSGSSS, translated from the coding sequence ATGGAAATCACTTCAAGAATTCAAGATAGAGAGAACCCATCTTCCATTAACTCACCAAGAAGCAATGGAACAAGTCCTACAAGCAACAGCAATGGATCAGTTATCCAAAATCCAACCCCACCACTGACCCCAAAAACAATTTCTAGATCTGAAACAACTAACCCATACCCAACAACTTTTGTTCAAGCTGATACTTCTTCCTTCAAACAAGTTGTTCAAATGCTAACTGGATCATCTGAAACTGCTAAACAAGCATCTGGCTCAGATCCATCTTCctcttcaaattcaaattcagcCAAAAGTTCAATTCCCCCAATTCGAAACGCACCGAAAAAACCAGGGTTCAAGCTCTACGAAAGGAGAAACAGTTTGAAAAATGGGTTTATGATTAGCCCTTTGATTCCTGGAATTCATGCTCAGAATTCGAGTTTTTCTCCTCGGAACAAACTGGAGATTCTCTCACCGAGTATTCTAGATTTCCCTTCGCTTGCTTTAAGCCCTGTTACGCCATTGAATGAAGACCCATTTAATAAATCTTCGCCATTAACGAATCTGTCTGAAGAAGATAAAGCTATTGCTGAGAAGAAGTTTTATTTGCATCCTTCACCGAGAAGAACACCGAGAGATTCTCAACCACAGCTTTTGCCTCTGTTTCCGGTGAGTTCTCCGAGAGTTTcagggtcttcttcttga